In bacterium, a single window of DNA contains:
- a CDS encoding DUF166 family protein — protein MKVLFATQGKYGERIAGYVAAHRPEEWEILRLPLPRSLPMVIDDPDEVLPAAIPPADLLVSLHESPGAAELIPDIAQRSGAVAVLAAVDDRAVCPRGLENQVGKRLMAMGAAFAFARPLCGFDGGPHPLLSAFAERFGRPRMRIVADGDRVGAVTVERDCPCGAGRFVAKVLPGTRLSEAADTGALRHHHHPCMASMEVDPELSDTLMHLSGYIFRAAINAGLPGAARRTI, from the coding sequence GTGAAGGTCCTCTTCGCGACCCAGGGGAAGTACGGCGAGCGGATCGCCGGGTACGTCGCGGCGCACCGCCCGGAGGAATGGGAGATCCTCCGCCTGCCGCTTCCGCGGAGCCTTCCCATGGTGATCGACGATCCGGACGAGGTCCTGCCGGCCGCGATCCCCCCCGCCGATCTGCTCGTCTCCCTCCACGAGTCGCCGGGGGCCGCGGAACTGATCCCCGACATCGCGCAAAGGTCCGGCGCCGTCGCCGTCCTCGCCGCCGTCGACGATCGCGCCGTCTGTCCGCGGGGGCTGGAGAACCAGGTCGGAAAGAGGCTCATGGCCATGGGAGCGGCGTTCGCCTTCGCCCGGCCGCTGTGCGGGTTCGACGGAGGGCCGCACCCGCTGCTGTCCGCCTTCGCGGAGCGTTTCGGCCGGCCGAGGATGCGGATCGTCGCCGACGGAGACCGGGTCGGCGCCGTGACGGTCGAGCGGGACTGCCCGTGCGGCGCGGGACGCTTCGTGGCGAAGGTCCTGCCGGGAACGCGTTTATCGGAGGCTGCGGATACCGGCGCGTTGCGTCACCACCACCACCCGTGCATGGCGTCGATGGAGGTGGACCCGGAGCTGTCCGACACGCTGATGCATCTTTCCGGGTACATCTTCCGTGCCGCCATCAACGCGGGTTTGCCCGGAGCGGCACGGCGGACGATCTAG
- a CDS encoding AAA family ATPase encodes MTLRIAVAGKGGVGKTTCSALLLRALALSGVRPLLAVDADPNTNLHQLLSLPLPEGLGSLREEQRASAGGAVPLADRIASEIQRRVSEGDAVDLIAMGRGEGPGCYCYVNNLLREALDRIEGGYRAVVVDNEAGMEHLSRRSVRRIDHLVLVADPSRRGIEAAAALRDLAAELVLPVGKTWLLLNRPYGVPGRPAPEALGLPLLAALPHDPRLPSWENEGRSFLDLPPGESPAADAVAGATRASLLGSAP; translated from the coding sequence GTGACGCTGCGGATCGCGGTCGCAGGCAAAGGGGGGGTCGGAAAGACCACCTGCTCCGCCCTGCTGCTGCGCGCCCTGGCCTTGTCGGGCGTTCGTCCCCTTCTCGCCGTGGACGCCGACCCCAATACGAACCTGCACCAGCTCCTTTCCCTTCCCCTCCCCGAGGGGCTCGGCTCCCTCCGGGAGGAACAGCGGGCGTCGGCGGGAGGGGCGGTTCCCCTCGCGGACCGGATCGCCTCCGAGATCCAGCGGCGGGTATCCGAGGGGGATGCGGTGGATCTCATCGCGATGGGGCGCGGCGAGGGGCCGGGATGCTACTGCTACGTGAACAACCTGCTTCGCGAGGCGCTCGACCGGATCGAGGGCGGCTACCGGGCCGTCGTCGTGGACAACGAAGCGGGGATGGAACACCTCTCCCGCCGGTCCGTGCGGCGGATCGATCACCTCGTCCTGGTGGCCGACCCTTCCCGGCGCGGCATCGAAGCCGCGGCGGCGCTTCGGGACCTGGCCGCGGAGCTCGTCCTGCCCGTCGGGAAAACGTGGCTTCTCCTGAACCGTCCGTACGGCGTCCCCGGCCGCCCGGCGCCGGAGGCCCTCGGACTCCCCCTCCTCGCGGCGCTCCCGCACGATCCGCGCCTTCCCTCCTGGGAAAACGAGGGGCGGTCGTTCCTCGACCTTCCCCCCGGGGAGTCCCCCGCGGCGGACGCGGTCGCCGGAGCGACGAGGGCTTCCCTTCTCGGATCCGCGCCGTGA
- a CDS encoding ASKHA domain-containing protein codes for MADRTIRFLPDGVDVPLVPGESLLAHALRGGVPLLAPCGGESRCGKCRVLVAGETRGGEDGGALTRAEIADGIRLACRCYPSGRDVSVTILPGSRPARLAAYLDGKDLAGDEPFLPLHRVASTGVPLGVALDLGTSTLAGTLVDLSDGTILSRATADNPQMAYGEDLISRVVFAEETTGGFELLRGRLLAGVDGLVGQLLEASSVRGEVTDVVAAGNTVVSHFLYGISPSPIRRPPYHPVRKEYPAVPGEALGTGPATAGATWRIFPSLGGFVGGDVVAGILASGMHRQEEVSLLFDVGTNGEVVLGNREWRIACSSSAGPAFEGGEVGCGMRAFPGAIESVRIEPGTAAAEWTTIGGRRPAGLCGSGILDLCAELFRAGIVDRSGRFTSRGGEWRRSTERGEAFVVVPGEKTATGRDVSFCESDLKSILRTKAALCAAAESLLAVVGLPREGVARVYIAGGFGNFLDLRSALTIGLFPPIPLSRFAPLGNASLAGALGALRNRRRWKEAHSVASGTLYHDLSSDPGFMELYQRGLFLPHTDEESYRSVLASEVIG; via the coding sequence ATGGCTGACCGGACGATCCGCTTCCTTCCCGACGGGGTCGACGTCCCCCTCGTCCCCGGGGAGTCTCTCCTTGCCCACGCCCTGCGCGGCGGCGTCCCGCTCCTCGCGCCCTGCGGCGGGGAAAGCCGGTGCGGAAAATGCCGGGTCCTCGTGGCCGGCGAGACCCGCGGCGGGGAGGACGGCGGGGCGCTCACCCGGGCGGAGATCGCGGACGGGATCCGCCTCGCGTGCCGCTGCTACCCCTCGGGCAGGGACGTTTCCGTGACGATCCTTCCCGGCAGCAGGCCCGCCCGGCTCGCGGCATACCTCGACGGGAAGGACCTGGCGGGAGACGAGCCGTTCCTTCCCCTGCATCGCGTTGCATCGACAGGCGTCCCGCTCGGAGTGGCGCTGGACCTGGGGACGAGCACCCTTGCCGGCACGCTCGTGGATCTCTCGGACGGAACCATCCTGTCCCGCGCGACGGCGGACAATCCGCAAATGGCGTACGGCGAAGACCTCATCTCCCGCGTGGTGTTCGCCGAAGAGACGACCGGCGGGTTCGAACTGCTTCGGGGCCGGCTCCTTGCAGGGGTGGATGGCCTGGTGGGCCAACTCCTCGAAGCCTCCTCGGTCCGGGGGGAAGTCACCGACGTCGTCGCCGCGGGGAACACCGTCGTCTCCCACTTCCTGTACGGGATCTCCCCCTCCCCGATCCGGCGGCCGCCATACCATCCGGTCCGGAAGGAGTACCCCGCCGTGCCCGGGGAAGCATTGGGGACCGGACCGGCGACGGCAGGGGCGACGTGGCGGATCTTCCCGTCCCTGGGGGGGTTCGTCGGCGGCGACGTGGTGGCGGGCATTCTCGCCTCGGGGATGCACCGCCAGGAGGAGGTCAGCCTGCTCTTCGACGTCGGAACCAACGGGGAGGTGGTGCTGGGGAACCGGGAATGGCGGATCGCCTGCTCCTCCTCCGCCGGACCTGCCTTCGAGGGAGGCGAGGTCGGCTGCGGCATGCGCGCGTTTCCGGGGGCGATCGAATCGGTCCGGATCGAACCGGGGACCGCGGCGGCGGAGTGGACGACGATCGGGGGACGCCGACCGGCGGGCCTGTGCGGATCGGGAATCCTCGACCTGTGCGCGGAGCTGTTCCGTGCCGGCATCGTCGACCGGTCCGGTCGGTTCACCTCCCGCGGCGGCGAATGGCGCCGCTCCACGGAGCGGGGCGAAGCGTTCGTCGTGGTCCCCGGGGAGAAGACCGCCACGGGGCGGGACGTGTCCTTCTGCGAGTCGGACCTGAAAAGCATCCTGCGGACCAAGGCCGCCCTATGCGCGGCCGCAGAGTCGCTGCTCGCCGTTGTGGGACTCCCGCGGGAGGGAGTGGCGCGCGTCTACATCGCGGGGGGATTCGGCAACTTCCTCGACTTGCGCTCCGCCCTCACCATCGGACTGTTCCCCCCCATCCCGCTCTCTCGGTTCGCCCCGCTGGGAAACGCGTCGCTGGCCGGCGCGCTCGGCGCGCTGCGCAACCGGCGCCGCTGGAAGGAGGCACATTCGGTCGCCTCCGGGACGCTGTACCACGACCTGTCCTCCGATCCCGGCTTCATGGAGCTGTACCAGCGCGGCCTGTTCCTCCCCCACACCGACGAGGAGAGCTACCGCTCCGTGCTCGCTTCGGAGGTGATCGGATGA
- the acsC gene encoding acetyl-CoA decarbonylase/synthase complex subunit gamma → MALTAIDIYKVLPKTNCKECGQSTCLAFAMQIAAGKASIDLCPPASIEAREKLSAAAAPPLPKVTIGTGEREVVLGDETVLFRHEKTFYHPTAIAVSIRDDAPDEEFASRLAAIRRLDFERVGQRISVDLVALRGVSGDAGRYARAAAAALEATGLPLVLLAPSESLAAAVEAVSASRPLLAPPPEDLVPAARLAAERKLPLRVRARGIEGLSAALANARNAGAASLVADPSPETSREAVSFATNLRRLAILSRNRDLAYPSAFDLGGGFPDPYLAAALLVAKYGSLLVLDSADPADLLPLLTLRQNLFTDPQRPIQVEPGVYPIGAPSESAPVLITTNFSLTYFTVRGDAEAAKVPAHLLIADVDGMSVLTAWAAGKFTGESISKMLTECGIEEKVAHRTLILPGMVARLSGRIEELSGWRVLVGPQESSALPSYLRRLPPGAFLPVHG, encoded by the coding sequence ATGGCGCTGACCGCGATCGACATCTACAAAGTGTTGCCGAAGACCAACTGCAAGGAGTGCGGCCAGTCGACGTGCCTGGCCTTCGCGATGCAGATCGCCGCCGGGAAGGCGTCGATCGACCTTTGCCCGCCCGCATCGATCGAGGCGAGGGAGAAGCTGTCGGCCGCCGCCGCTCCGCCGCTGCCGAAGGTGACGATCGGGACCGGGGAGCGCGAGGTCGTCCTCGGCGACGAGACGGTCCTCTTCCGGCACGAAAAGACCTTCTACCATCCGACGGCGATCGCCGTATCGATCCGGGACGACGCGCCGGACGAGGAGTTCGCTTCGCGCCTCGCCGCGATCCGGCGCCTCGACTTCGAGCGGGTCGGGCAGCGGATCTCCGTCGACCTTGTCGCGCTCCGCGGCGTCTCGGGAGACGCCGGCAGGTACGCCCGCGCGGCCGCCGCCGCGCTCGAGGCGACCGGACTCCCCCTCGTTCTCCTCGCCCCGTCGGAATCGCTCGCCGCGGCGGTGGAGGCGGTATCCGCTTCCCGGCCGCTCCTCGCGCCCCCGCCCGAAGACCTCGTCCCGGCGGCGAGGCTCGCCGCGGAAAGGAAACTCCCCCTGAGGGTACGGGCCCGGGGGATCGAGGGACTCTCCGCCGCGCTGGCAAACGCCCGCAACGCCGGGGCCGCCTCGCTGGTCGCCGATCCCTCGCCGGAGACGTCCCGGGAGGCCGTGTCGTTCGCCACGAACCTTCGCCGGCTCGCGATCCTCTCGAGGAACCGCGACCTCGCGTACCCCTCGGCGTTCGACCTCGGCGGCGGGTTCCCGGATCCGTACCTCGCCGCGGCGCTTCTCGTGGCGAAGTACGGCTCGCTCCTCGTGCTGGACTCCGCGGACCCGGCGGACCTGCTTCCGCTGCTCACGCTGCGCCAGAACCTGTTCACCGACCCGCAACGGCCGATCCAGGTGGAACCGGGCGTCTACCCGATCGGGGCCCCGTCCGAATCGGCGCCCGTCCTCATCACCACCAACTTCTCCCTCACGTACTTCACCGTCCGCGGCGACGCGGAGGCGGCGAAGGTTCCCGCGCACCTCCTCATCGCCGACGTCGACGGCATGTCCGTGCTGACCGCGTGGGCCGCCGGGAAATTCACCGGGGAGTCGATCTCGAAGATGCTCACCGAGTGCGGCATCGAGGAAAAGGTGGCCCACCGGACCCTGATCCTTCCCGGCATGGTCGCGCGCCTCTCCGGCAGGATCGAGGAACTGTCCGGGTGGCGGGTCCTCGTCGGCCCGCAGGAGTCGTCCGCCCTCCCGTCGTACCTGCGCCGCCTCCCGCCGGGAGCCTTCCTCCCCGTTCATGGCTGA
- a CDS encoding acetyl-CoA decarbonylase/synthase complex subunit delta (part of a complex that catalyzes the cleavage of acetyl-CoA), whose translation MTLPAGPGGTPVTVGGQNALPLLPEGEHPNAPAVGMEVRTGAQELPPALAGTIGPFAGDPVAMARKCAGDWGARFLFLSLAGCHPDAGGQSVAFGAAVVREVLSATPAPVIVGGCGDEEVDARLFPAVAEAAGRPVFLSYAEEKNHRLVAGAALAYGHGLVSWSPIDINMAKQMNLLLADLGFPPDRVLIDPLTGGLGYGMEYTYSIIERIRLAGLSGDAALARPVLCHLGDAWKAREAVDATEGSWGDADARGLRWEETTGLACLAAGADLVVCRHPATVARLSGAAWR comes from the coding sequence GTGACGCTGCCCGCCGGGCCGGGGGGAACTCCCGTCACCGTGGGAGGGCAGAACGCCTTGCCGCTCCTGCCGGAGGGGGAACACCCCAACGCCCCCGCGGTGGGAATGGAGGTTCGGACGGGGGCGCAGGAGCTCCCCCCCGCGCTCGCCGGGACGATCGGGCCCTTCGCCGGCGACCCGGTCGCGATGGCACGCAAGTGCGCGGGCGACTGGGGGGCGCGCTTCCTCTTCCTCTCCCTTGCCGGCTGCCATCCGGACGCGGGGGGGCAAAGCGTGGCCTTCGGTGCCGCCGTCGTCCGGGAGGTGCTCTCCGCAACGCCCGCCCCGGTGATCGTGGGGGGATGCGGCGACGAGGAGGTGGATGCCCGGCTCTTTCCCGCCGTCGCGGAAGCGGCGGGCCGGCCGGTCTTCCTCTCGTACGCGGAGGAGAAGAACCACAGGCTCGTCGCGGGCGCGGCGCTGGCGTACGGCCACGGCCTGGTCTCCTGGTCCCCCATCGACATCAACATGGCCAAGCAGATGAATCTCCTCCTCGCGGACCTCGGGTTCCCCCCCGATCGCGTCCTGATCGATCCGCTGACCGGGGGTCTCGGCTACGGGATGGAGTACACCTACTCCATCATCGAGCGGATCCGCCTCGCGGGCCTCTCGGGAGATGCGGCCCTCGCCCGCCCGGTGCTGTGCCACCTGGGGGACGCGTGGAAGGCGCGGGAGGCGGTCGACGCGACGGAAGGATCGTGGGGCGACGCAGACGCGCGCGGCCTCCGATGGGAGGAGACGACGGGCCTCGCGTGCCTTGCGGCCGGGGCCGACCTGGTCGTCTGCCGTCATCCCGCCACCGTGGCGCGCCTGTCGGGGGCCGCATGGCGCTGA